Below is a window of Fodinicurvata sp. EGI_FJ10296 DNA.
GCCGCGACTGCCTACCAAGGCGATCTCGATGCCAGCCAAGGCGCAACGCGGCGCCAATCATTCGGCCAGACGCAAGGTGCCTTCCGTGAAAGGGGCGACGGCCACCTGCCGTCCTTGCGACGGTGTCGCCATCAACATGCCGACCGTCTCGCACAACCCTTTGTAGAGCCGCGATACCTGACCTGAATGCCTCGTGTTGATGATGCCACCTTTGCATTCGGCGGAGATGACGTGGTTGCCGACCTCAGCAACCACATCACCCAGCCCCGACTTTGGATTGACGGTGATCTCCTGGCCTGCGGCATTCCGGTACGTGCCGCCATAGCTGGTGGTGCCGATGCTGGAGATTTTAATAAAGTCGCGTCGAAGCAGCCAGGCCGCAAAGTCGAATTGCTTGCCGTGTTCTCCATCGGGGTGAACACGGACGTGTTGGGTATCCTGCGTTCGCAACACGTGCATGGCATAGGCGACCATGACCGCGCCTTCGTAGAGATGGTGTTCGTGTTCGCCGTCGGATTTTCCGAGCCGGTTTGTCGGCGGCGACAGTGCCGTAACGAGATCCTCGAAATCCATGACAATCCTCCGCGGCCGTCGCGACGGCCTTCCTGCACGAGCCGGCAGGCAGTTTCGCAGCAGCCGGGAAACCTGCCGTGATCTGCGCCGCGCGCGCCAGCATCTCATGAGCGTAAAGACGGGGCGACTACCCCCTCCAGCCCTCGATCATCGGCCCCAGAATCGCCGCGCGGTTGGTTGTGATCTGGTCGGGGCCCAGCGCCAGCAGACGGCGCAGTGCAGTCTGATCGGCCGGTGTTACAGCATCGATCGTCCAGAGATCGATCAGCATATCGGGCTGGACGCTCCTGATGGCGGCGACCGCATCCAGCCCCGCATCCAGAGCGGCCAGCGCCACACCGGCCCGCAAATAGCACTCCCGCGCATGCGGGAAGCCTTCGATCAGCCCCTGAATCCGCTCGTTCAGATAATCGGCCGCAGAAAGCCACTGCCGCTGGCCGAGCCAATGCTCATCGAAAAAGCCATAGGCATTGACGCGGCGGCCGGGCTGGTCAGTCAATGCATCCGGCAGGTCCAGATACAACATCGGATCGAAACCCAGCACGGCTTGCGGATACACCCGGCGCAGCGCCCGCAGATTCCAGTCGGCGATACAGCCGACCACAACCTCCAATGCCGGGTTCGCCTGCATTTCCCTGACCGCCGCCGCCAGTGCCGCAACTAGTGCCGGCGACAGCGGTCGGATTTCCTTCAGGTCGATCTGCACCTTCAGCGGCCGGCCATGGGCAGCGATCCGCAACACGGCATCATCGAGTGTCGCCGTCCTGCCGCGATCGCCCTTGCCGCGAGTGCCACGCAGCGTCAGGCCGGCGAAGGCGTCGCTGTCGATGGCCGAAACCGGCCCGATACCGTTCGTCTCCCGCTCCAGTGTCGCGTCGTGCAACAGGACGAAACGGTCGTCGCCAGCGGCGCGAATATCGAATTCGATCGCCCCGGCGCCCGACGCCAGACACGCTTCCAGCGCGTCGAGACTGTTGGGCGGTGCCTCACCGTTTCCGGTGAGCAGCTTGTGATGTTTCAGAATGGGAACGTGCATAATGCTTCTTTCTGCGACCCATGAGGGTCGGTTCAATCGAGACGCCGGCCATCCGCGCCGAAGGGGTGAAGCCGACAGCCGGCAATCGACAATACG
It encodes the following:
- a CDS encoding glycerophosphodiester phosphodiesterase family protein; the protein is MHVPILKHHKLLTGNGEAPPNSLDALEACLASGAGAIEFDIRAAGDDRFVLLHDATLERETNGIGPVSAIDSDAFAGLTLRGTRGKGDRGRTATLDDAVLRIAAHGRPLKVQIDLKEIRPLSPALVAALAAAVREMQANPALEVVVGCIADWNLRALRRVYPQAVLGFDPMLYLDLPDALTDQPGRRVNAYGFFDEHWLGQRQWLSAADYLNERIQGLIEGFPHARECYLRAGVALAALDAGLDAVAAIRSVQPDMLIDLWTIDAVTPADQTALRRLLALGPDQITTNRAAILGPMIEGWRG